In the genome of Gemmatimonadota bacterium, one region contains:
- a CDS encoding M28 family metallopeptidase — translation MNRIFGDWLVSVVNHCCEGYMRFFSLPFLASLGVLAVPLVAASPPPSGDILGFTPASSRIQRDWENKFRALPDPARMRADMKLLAARPHHVGSPYDKQNAEWILKQFKDAGWDAHIETFNVLFPTPKQRLVELVAPTRFTAKLQEPPVPGDPTSFQTSEQLPTYNAYSIDGDVTGPLVYVNYGIPSDYDELARRGVSVKGAIVIARYGQSWRGIKPKVAAEHGAIGCLIYSDPGDDGYNDGDVFPKGPMRPADGVQRGSVMDMPTYPGDPLTPGVGATKDAKRLALKDVKVLTKIPVLPISYGDAKPLLAAIGGDVAPNGWRGALPITYKVGPGPARVHLVVKSNWDIKPIYDVIGQLRGSSSPDEWVVRGNHHDAWVNGADDPIAGQVALLEEVRAMGALVKQGWHPKRTIIYAAWDGEEPGLLGSTEWAETHAKELAAHAVAYLNSDTNGRGYLGVSGSHVLEKFINGVMRDITDPETGASVASRSRARSLLHASAAARKDIRNRADLHIGALGSGSDYTAFLQHVGVPSMNLGFGGEDQGGVYHSVYDDFYWYTHFSDTSFVYGKALAQTAGTAVMRLADADVIPYDFTDLAQTVGTYVTELKTLHKTMASDVVEHNREVADSGFFLTNDPRHPLTLPNAEAAIPDLDFAPLDSATAALTRAAERYQAAFAQSMDGAATESFVKLNADLLQSERVLLSDAGLPNRPWFKHLLYAPGYYTGYGVKTIPGVREAIEQKEWPLATTEIGRVSAALNAEAALVDRAATELGH, via the coding sequence GTGAACCGTATATTCGGCGACTGGCTCGTGTCGGTCGTCAACCACTGCTGTGAGGGCTACATGCGATTTTTCAGTCTCCCGTTTCTCGCTTCGCTTGGCGTGCTCGCCGTCCCGCTGGTCGCGGCGTCTCCGCCTCCATCGGGCGACATCCTCGGCTTCACTCCAGCATCGTCGCGAATTCAACGCGACTGGGAGAACAAGTTTCGCGCGTTACCCGATCCAGCGCGCATGCGCGCGGACATGAAACTGCTCGCCGCGCGTCCACATCACGTTGGCTCGCCGTACGACAAGCAGAACGCGGAATGGATCCTCAAACAGTTCAAGGATGCCGGATGGGATGCGCACATCGAGACGTTCAACGTGCTCTTCCCGACACCAAAGCAGCGACTCGTCGAGCTCGTCGCGCCGACACGCTTCACGGCGAAGCTTCAGGAACCACCGGTACCGGGAGACCCGACGTCGTTCCAGACATCGGAGCAACTTCCGACTTATAACGCGTACTCGATCGACGGCGACGTCACGGGTCCACTCGTCTACGTCAACTATGGAATCCCTTCGGACTACGATGAGCTTGCACGGCGCGGTGTATCGGTCAAGGGCGCGATAGTCATCGCGCGTTACGGGCAGTCGTGGAGAGGCATCAAGCCGAAAGTCGCCGCGGAGCACGGCGCGATCGGTTGTCTGATCTATTCCGATCCTGGCGATGACGGTTACAACGATGGCGACGTCTTTCCGAAAGGACCGATGCGTCCGGCCGACGGCGTCCAGCGTGGCAGTGTGATGGACATGCCAACCTATCCAGGTGATCCGTTGACTCCGGGTGTCGGCGCTACGAAGGATGCAAAGCGTCTCGCACTCAAGGACGTGAAAGTACTCACGAAGATCCCCGTGCTTCCCATCTCGTACGGTGATGCGAAGCCACTGCTCGCGGCCATTGGCGGTGACGTTGCGCCGAACGGCTGGCGTGGTGCGCTCCCGATCACGTACAAGGTTGGACCCGGACCTGCGCGAGTCCATCTCGTCGTCAAGTCCAACTGGGACATCAAGCCGATTTACGATGTGATCGGCCAGTTGCGCGGAAGCTCGTCGCCGGATGAATGGGTGGTTCGTGGAAATCATCACGACGCATGGGTGAACGGCGCGGACGATCCGATCGCCGGTCAGGTTGCGCTGCTGGAGGAAGTCCGCGCAATGGGCGCGCTCGTCAAACAGGGCTGGCACCCCAAGCGCACGATCATCTACGCCGCCTGGGATGGAGAGGAACCCGGTCTGCTGGGTTCGACCGAATGGGCTGAAACACACGCGAAGGAGCTCGCGGCACATGCAGTTGCGTATCTCAACAGCGACACTAACGGACGCGGTTATCTCGGCGTCAGCGGCTCGCACGTGCTGGAGAAGTTCATCAACGGTGTGATGCGCGACATAACCGATCCCGAAACCGGCGCGAGCGTTGCAAGCCGGTCTCGCGCGCGTTCGCTCCTGCATGCGTCCGCCGCCGCGCGCAAGGATATTCGGAACCGCGCCGATCTTCACATCGGCGCACTTGGCTCCGGCTCCGACTACACTGCGTTCCTGCAGCACGTCGGCGTTCCATCGATGAACCTGGGCTTCGGCGGCGAGGATCAGGGTGGTGTGTACCATTCGGTGTACGATGACTTCTACTGGTACACGCACTTCTCCGATACGTCGTTCGTATATGGCAAGGCGCTCGCGCAGACTGCCGGCACCGCCGTGATGCGCCTCGCTGACGCTGACGTGATTCCGTATGACTTCACCGATCTTGCGCAGACCGTCGGCACCTACGTGACCGAGCTCAAGACGCTTCACAAGACGATGGCATCGGATGTCGTCGAGCACAACCGTGAAGTTGCCGACAGTGGATTCTTCCTCACCAACGATCCGCGTCATCCGCTCACGCTTCCGAACGCTGAAGCGGCGATACCGGATCTAGACTTTGCGCCGCTGGACAGCGCGACTGCTGCATTGACCCGGGCCGCTGAGCGCTATCAGGCGGCATTCGCGCAATCGATGGACGGCGCAGCCACGGAGAGCTTCGTCAAGCTCAACGCAGATCTGCTGCAGAGCGAGCGCGTGCTCCTGTCGGATGCCGGACTCCCGAACCGTCCCTGGTTCAAGCACCTGCTGTATGCGCCCGGTTACTACACTGGCTACGGCGTCAAGACGATCCCCGGCGTGCGCGAGGCGATCGAACAGAAGGAGTGGCCACTGGCAACAACCGAGATCGGACGTGTGTCAGCGGCACTGAACGCCGAGGCCGCGTTGGTTGACAGAGCCGCAACGGAATTGGGCCACTGA
- a CDS encoding peptidase S10 has translation MKRAAFLVAAVLIPAAAFGQRATRRGEARPDSSRDTTVRGRADTTVETTILQGSRAPAPAREVHVVTHHSATIGGKRIDYDATVGNIILRDSTDEPTAEIYYTAYTQRGVTDRSRRPIMFAYNGGPGSSSVWVHMGLLGPKRVDIPDTVHSAPPPYHLVDNQYSMLDKADLVFIDPVGTGYSKPVGKAKGKNFWGVDQDASSLGEFVSRYLSESGRWNSPRYLMGESYGTTRSAALSAVLQNRYNIDLNGVILLSSVLDFQTITFDAGNDMPYVMYLPSYAAVAWYHNALANRPAELRPFLKEVEHFATTDYAQALMAGDNLSSADRARIIAKLQQYTGLNGAYIDKANLRVNAGQFEKELLREHGQTVGRLDARFVGETGDLLAENAEYDPQSADISSAYVSLFNQYMHEELNYGRDKLYAISGRVNPWDWTHGDRRGWPGHTNVAVDLANTLSTNPKLHVMLNSGLFDLATPYFAAEWTMDHLGVPKQVRSQITEAEYMSGHMIYVNVPSLAQFKSNVAAFIDKTSGL, from the coding sequence ATGAAGAGAGCCGCCTTTCTTGTCGCGGCAGTATTGATTCCAGCCGCCGCGTTCGGCCAGCGTGCCACGCGACGCGGGGAAGCACGTCCGGACAGCAGCCGCGACACGACGGTTCGGGGGCGCGCCGACACAACGGTCGAAACCACCATCCTGCAAGGCTCCCGCGCGCCAGCACCCGCGAGAGAGGTGCATGTGGTTACGCATCACTCGGCGACGATCGGCGGCAAGCGAATCGATTACGACGCTACGGTTGGCAACATAATTCTGCGCGACAGCACAGACGAGCCGACGGCGGAGATCTATTACACGGCGTATACGCAACGTGGCGTAACAGACCGCTCTCGCAGACCGATCATGTTCGCGTACAACGGTGGACCGGGATCGTCGTCCGTGTGGGTTCACATGGGATTGCTCGGGCCCAAACGCGTCGACATTCCCGACACCGTGCATTCAGCGCCGCCACCTTATCATCTGGTGGACAATCAGTACAGCATGCTGGACAAGGCGGATCTCGTTTTCATCGACCCGGTGGGAACGGGATACAGCAAGCCGGTCGGCAAGGCGAAGGGAAAGAATTTCTGGGGCGTGGATCAGGATGCCAGCTCTCTCGGCGAATTTGTGAGTCGTTATCTGAGCGAGTCGGGGCGATGGAACTCGCCGCGCTATCTGATGGGCGAGAGTTACGGAACCACGCGCTCCGCGGCGCTATCGGCCGTGTTGCAGAATCGCTACAACATCGATCTGAATGGTGTGATTCTGCTGTCGTCGGTGCTGGACTTCCAGACAATCACGTTCGACGCCGGAAACGACATGCCGTACGTCATGTATCTGCCATCGTATGCGGCGGTTGCGTGGTATCACAACGCACTGGCGAATCGACCGGCCGAGCTGCGCCCGTTTCTCAAGGAAGTCGAGCACTTCGCCACGACTGACTATGCGCAGGCTCTGATGGCGGGCGACAATCTCTCGAGCGCGGATCGCGCGAGAATCATCGCCAAGCTGCAGCAGTACACGGGACTCAACGGTGCGTACATCGACAAGGCGAACCTTCGGGTGAACGCTGGACAGTTCGAGAAGGAGCTGCTGCGCGAGCACGGCCAGACAGTCGGTCGTCTCGATGCGCGCTTTGTCGGTGAGACCGGGGACCTGCTCGCGGAAAACGCCGAGTACGATCCGCAGTCGGCAGACATCAGTTCGGCGTACGTGTCGCTGTTCAACCAGTACATGCACGAGGAACTCAACTACGGCCGCGACAAGCTCTACGCGATCTCCGGCAGGGTGAATCCATGGGATTGGACGCATGGCGACAGACGCGGCTGGCCGGGCCATACCAACGTTGCGGTGGATCTCGCGAACACATTGAGCACGAACCCCAAGTTGCACGTGATGCTCAACAGCGGCCTCTTCGATCTTGCGACGCCGTACTTTGCCGCCGAGTGGACAATGGATCATCTCGGCGTTCCGAAGCAGGTACGCAGTCAGATCACCGAAGCCGAGTACATGTCGGGGCACATGATCTATGTCAATGTTCCGTCACTCGCGCAATTCAAGAGCAACGTAGCGGCGTTCATCGACAAGACGTCGGGGCTCTGA
- a CDS encoding protein-disulfide reductase DsbD domain-containing protein produces MKTAFIYTAAVVALGACSQTPGVAAQTPVHWSIAPVRGAITNGTVSTVRVDGTIQAGWHIYSISQPPGGPYATRISVPDGQSFVAAGSPEAVLPPHVAFDSAFKMNVQLHENAASFDVPVRFTGKSAAGDSVHVNVRYQVCNASLCLPPQTAKLVAPVVTTAR; encoded by the coding sequence ATGAAGACCGCATTCATATATACGGCTGCAGTCGTCGCCCTCGGCGCCTGCTCCCAGACGCCCGGGGTTGCGGCGCAAACACCTGTTCACTGGTCAATTGCCCCGGTTCGGGGTGCGATCACCAATGGTACGGTATCGACCGTAAGGGTCGATGGCACCATTCAGGCCGGCTGGCACATTTACTCCATCAGCCAGCCGCCCGGCGGACCGTATGCCACCCGGATCTCCGTTCCAGATGGGCAGTCGTTCGTCGCCGCCGGCAGCCCCGAGGCGGTCCTGCCGCCGCACGTCGCATTCGACAGCGCCTTCAAGATGAATGTGCAGTTGCATGAAAACGCGGCCAGCTTCGACGTACCTGTGCGCTTCACCGGAAAGTCCGCCGCTGGCGACTCCGTCCACGTGAACGTCAGGTACCAGGTCTGCAACGCATCGCTCTGCCTCCCGCCGCAGACCGCGAAGCTCGTGGCGCCGGTCGTAACAACGGCCAGGTAG
- a CDS encoding cytochrome c biogenesis protein CcdA: MIQAPAGVSPAFLWLAATAGALSLLTPCVFPMVPITVSYFLRHAQTSRARAFTAVAIFGLGIIVTFTALGVTVAALVGAAGLTRFAANAWVNLAIAAIFLALALNLLGFYQLNVSSRVLSGIDSATRGRKESDATTTLLMGVLFTLTSFTCTAPFIGTLLVAASQGEWQRPIVGMLVYAIVFALPFIVLATVPRWINSLPSSGAWLNRVKVVMGFVEIAAVAKFISNADLVWHWNIFTHDVVLAIWVALALIATFYLLGAFRLPHEPPLARSEATRTSQRALPHISASQAIPALVFLAIGMWLATGLTGSTLGTLESFLPPVGGAPAPVNAADVPAELNWRLNDLPAALAVARQENRRVFIDFTGYTCTNCRWMEANMFTRPEIRVAMNRFVLARLYTDGDGDIYDRQQQMQQQRFGTIALPLYAIVDPDGKTVTTFAGLTRSPNDFLSFLSDGLN; the protein is encoded by the coding sequence GTGATCCAGGCACCGGCGGGAGTTTCTCCTGCCTTTCTCTGGCTTGCTGCGACCGCAGGTGCGTTGTCGCTGCTCACACCGTGCGTCTTTCCCATGGTGCCGATCACGGTATCGTATTTCCTGCGTCACGCCCAGACTAGCCGAGCCCGAGCGTTCACCGCGGTCGCGATCTTCGGACTCGGCATCATCGTCACCTTTACCGCACTCGGCGTTACCGTCGCCGCGCTCGTTGGAGCTGCGGGGCTGACGCGCTTCGCCGCCAACGCATGGGTGAACCTCGCGATTGCAGCAATCTTTCTCGCTCTCGCGCTCAACCTGCTTGGCTTCTATCAGTTGAACGTGTCGAGCCGAGTGCTGAGCGGCATCGATTCGGCCACGCGGGGCAGGAAAGAATCCGACGCAACGACCACGCTGCTCATGGGTGTGCTGTTCACGCTCACGAGCTTCACGTGCACCGCGCCGTTCATCGGCACGCTGCTGGTCGCCGCATCACAGGGCGAATGGCAACGGCCGATTGTCGGAATGCTGGTTTATGCCATCGTATTCGCGCTTCCATTCATCGTTCTCGCGACTGTTCCTCGCTGGATCAACAGTCTGCCCAGCTCCGGCGCATGGCTGAATCGCGTCAAGGTCGTGATGGGCTTCGTCGAGATCGCCGCGGTGGCGAAGTTCATATCCAACGCGGATCTGGTCTGGCACTGGAATATCTTCACGCACGATGTCGTGCTCGCGATCTGGGTAGCGCTCGCGCTGATCGCCACGTTCTACCTGTTGGGCGCATTTCGTCTGCCGCACGAGCCGCCGCTCGCGCGTTCGGAAGCAACCCGGACATCGCAGCGCGCCCTGCCGCACATCAGTGCCTCGCAGGCGATTCCGGCGCTGGTGTTTCTCGCGATTGGCATGTGGCTGGCCACCGGCCTGACGGGTAGCACGCTCGGTACGCTGGAATCATTCCTTCCTCCCGTCGGCGGCGCACCGGCTCCGGTAAACGCCGCCGATGTCCCAGCCGAGCTCAACTGGCGGCTCAACGATCTTCCCGCCGCGCTCGCCGTAGCGCGTCAGGAGAACAGGCGTGTATTCATCGATTTCACTGGATACACCTGCACCAATTGTCGCTGGATGGAAGCCAACATGTTCACTCGACCCGAGATAAGAGTCGCGATGAACCGCTTCGTCCTCGCGCGTCTCTACACCGACGGCGACGGCGATATCTACGACAGGCAGCAGCAGATGCAACAGCAGCGCTTCGGAACCATTGCCCTGCCGCTCTATGCGATAGTCGATCCCGACGGCAAGACCGTCACAACATTCGCCGGGCTTACACGGAGCCCGAATGATTTTCTTTCCTTCCTGTCCGACGGCCTGAATTAG
- a CDS encoding tetratricopeptide repeat protein has translation MNSEAMHFPPTPFDELRARAAQFIEKAKTAQRHGDADSALAHYDDALSLMEDEGDSPMAADALRWKGWVLSERGDTPAAYRFFNRSLAMAERLDYVNGQAHALNCLGTIAQRRGELKNAERLYSQAAFRAEASADRRLLGMVELNQGVIASSLGDWDTSIVRLRLSLKAFESVGDKEGASYAHNNIGLHYVARKRYAQAVESFEMALAIAYAREDMVVEATVELNLGDVRIRQGELDSATRSVARALKIAEIRRDRLRMAEALRLKARIERLRGQLATAVETLRQARYQAREGEDALLQLELLTELGELCREQGDSERTRDVLREALVGFTEIGAIRRAEAIAEELAAL, from the coding sequence ATGAACTCCGAAGCGATGCACTTTCCACCCACACCCTTCGATGAGCTGCGCGCACGCGCAGCTCAGTTCATTGAAAAGGCCAAGACAGCGCAACGCCATGGCGACGCGGACAGTGCGTTGGCGCACTACGACGACGCGCTCTCGTTGATGGAGGATGAGGGCGATTCCCCCATGGCTGCCGATGCGCTCAGATGGAAGGGCTGGGTGCTCAGCGAACGAGGGGATACACCTGCCGCGTACAGGTTCTTCAATCGAAGTCTCGCAATGGCGGAGCGGCTCGACTACGTGAACGGCCAGGCGCATGCGCTCAACTGCCTCGGCACCATTGCACAGCGTCGAGGAGAGTTGAAGAACGCCGAGCGGCTGTACAGCCAGGCCGCATTTCGCGCCGAAGCGAGCGCAGACCGGCGGTTGCTCGGGATGGTCGAGCTGAATCAGGGAGTGATCGCATCGTCGTTGGGTGACTGGGACACTTCGATAGTGCGGTTGCGCTTGAGCCTCAAGGCGTTCGAGAGCGTCGGCGACAAGGAAGGAGCGTCCTACGCGCACAACAACATCGGACTGCATTACGTCGCAAGGAAGCGTTATGCACAGGCGGTCGAATCGTTTGAGATGGCTCTTGCCATCGCGTACGCGCGGGAAGACATGGTGGTCGAGGCAACGGTCGAGCTGAACCTCGGCGACGTGCGGATACGGCAGGGGGAGCTTGACAGTGCGACGCGGTCCGTTGCCCGGGCGCTCAAGATCGCCGAGATCCGGCGGGACCGCCTTCGTATGGCCGAGGCGCTACGGCTCAAGGCACGGATCGAGCGGTTGCGGGGACAGTTGGCGACAGCGGTGGAGACACTGCGGCAGGCTCGCTATCAGGCCCGGGAGGGCGAGGACGCCCTGCTTCAGCTGGAGCTCCTGACCGAGCTGGGCGAGCTTTGCCGGGAGCAGGGCGATTCGGAGCGAACCAGGGATGTTCTCCGAGAAGCCCTGGTCGGCTTTACCGAGATAGGAGCGATCAGACGAGCCGAAGCAATTGCGGAGGAATTGGCCGCTTTGTAG